Proteins from one Coffea arabica cultivar ET-39 chromosome 8c, Coffea Arabica ET-39 HiFi, whole genome shotgun sequence genomic window:
- the LOC113707407 gene encoding uncharacterized protein has translation MSFRSREMVKRIVKKIGGEKNLAPGLKDELKKSVPNSKVVMGRANRGLYAGRHIQFGNQVSHDGGNKSRRSWKPNVQDKRLFSYILDRHIKVKVTTHALRCIDKAGGIDEYLLKTPYHKMDTEMGLYWKAKIEKLYEELGEMEVVFFSPEDEAKFEEQFRELKLEQKAARREARRKMYGWSGKSEAIDEGRADAEGTHQEAARHGEGSSDADIHEPQVANA, from the exons ATGTCGTTTAGGTCGAGGGAAATGGTGAAGAGGATAGTGAAGAAGATAGGGGGTGAGAAAAATCTGGCACCCGGACTCAAAGATGAGCTCAAGAAATCCGTACCCAATTCCAAGGTCGTCATGGGTCGGGCCAACCGCGGCCTCTACGCCGGCCGCCATATCCAGTTCGGCAACCAAGTCAGCCACGACGGCGGTAACAA GTCAAGGAGGTCATGGAAGCCCAATGTACAGGATAAGCGGCTATTCAGTTACATCCTAGATCGTCACATTAAGGTAAAAGTAACCACTCATGCCCTCCGCTGCATAGACAAGGCAGGTGGTATTGATGAGTACTTGCTGAAGACACCATACCATAAGATGGACACTGAAATGGGACTCTACTGGAAGGCTAAGATTGAAAAATTGTATGAAGAGCTTGGCGAAATGGAGGTTGTTTTCTTTTCACCTGAAGATGAAGCCAAATTTGAAGAGCAATTTAGAGAGTTGAAGCTAGAACAGAAGGCAGCCCGCAGGGAAGCCAGGAGAAAGATGTATGGTTGGTCAGGTAAATCAGAGGCAATAGACGAAGGAAGAGCAGATGCCGAGGGAACTCATCAAGAAGCTGCCAGACATGGAGAAGGAAGCTCAGATGCTGATATTCATGAGCCCCAGGTTGCCAATGCTTGA
- the LOC113706940 gene encoding serine/threonine-protein kinase AFC3 isoform X2, whose product MVGIEAEEKVEQCQQTRKRRRLTWDVAPSAEQPEAEEGENGRKRWALVRHVSPPRRDDDPEGHYVFSIGENLTPRYKILSRMGEGTFGRVLECWDREARNYVAIKVVRSIHKYREAAKIEVNVLQCLAKNDRGNSHCVQIRNWFDYRNHICIVFEKLGPSLYDFLKRTKYCALPVDLVREFARQLLESVACLGWSFPCDMWSIGCILVELCLGEALFQTHENLEHLAMMERVLGPLPEHMTRRANRGAEKYFKRSRLNWPEGAVSRESIRAVKKLDRLKNLISGHVEFSKSSFVDLLHALLKFDPSERLSARQALDHPFFKEPT is encoded by the exons ATGGTAGGTATTGAAGCCGAAGAAAAAGTGGAGCAGTGCCAACAAACGAGAAAACGACGCCGTCTCACCTGGGACGTAGCTCCTTCGGCAGAACAACCTGAG GCTGAAGAGGGAGAAAATGGGCGGAAGCGTTGGGCGTTGGTTCGCCACGTGTCTCCACCGAGGAGAGATGATGATCCAGAGGGGCATTATGTGTTTAGTATTGGGGAGAATTTGACTCCAAGAT ATAAAATACTCAGCAGGATGGGTGAAG GCACATTTGGCCGGGTTTTGGAATGTTGGGATCGTGAAGCACGAAATTATGTGGCTATAAAAGTAGTTCGCAGCATACACAAATACCGTGAAGCAGCAAAGATTGAAGTTAATGTACTTCAGTGTCTTGCTAAGAATGATAGAGGCAACTCACA TTGCGTGCAGATTCGAAATTGGTTTGATTATCGGAATCATATATGTATT GTGTTTGAGAAGCTTGGACCAAGTTTATATGATTTTCTAAAGAGAACTAAATACTGCGCACTTCCTGTGGATCTGGTTCGGGAATTTGCACGCCAGCTTTTGGAATCTGTAGCAT GTCTTGGATGGAGTTTCCCTTGCGATATGTGGAGCATTGGCTGCATACttgttgaactttgtttg GGTGAAGCATTGTTCCAGACACATGAGAACTTGGAGCACTTGGCAATGATGGAGAGGGTATTAGGCCCTCTTCCAGAGCATATGACTAGAAGAGCAAA CCGAGGTGCAGAGAAATATTTCAAGCGATCACGGCTAAACTGGCCAGAAGGAGCAGTTTCAAGGGAGAGTATCCGAGCTGTTAAAAAACTGGATCGCCTAAAG AATCTCATATCAGGGCATGTCGAATTCTCCAAATCCTCGTTTGTTGACTTGTTGCATGCATTGTTGAAGTTTGATCCATCTGAGCGTCTCAGTGCTCGACAAGCTCTTGATCATCCATTCTTTAAGGAGCCAACTTAA
- the LOC113706100 gene encoding putative ripening-related protein 1 — MRSITFPAPLLLLLILLANYFNVSEATPTKLGACRPSGTITGKTPPPGQCNQENDSDCCKAGEKYKTYKCSPSITSETRATLTINSFEKGGDGGGPSECDDNYHSNSIPIVALSTGWYDGGSRCFNNITVRYNGRSVQAMVVDECDSTMGCDDDHDYQPPCPNNIVDGSKAVWEALGISDPDDVGSIEITWSED, encoded by the coding sequence ATGAGAAGCATTACTTTTCCAGCACCCCTTTTACTGCTCTTGATTCTCCTAGCAAATTACTTCAATGTTTCAGAGGCTACGCCTACCAAACTTGGGGCCTGTAGGCCAAGCGGGACGATTACAGGCAAAACACCCCCTCCAGGGCAAtgcaatcaagaaaatgattctGATTGCTGCAAGGCAGGCGAGAAGTACAAAACATACAAGTGTTCGCCCTCAATTACTTCAGAAACAAGAGCTACTCTTACTATAAACAGCTTTGAGAAGGGTGGAGATGGTGGCGGTCCATCAGAGTGTGATGACAACTACCACTCCAATAGCATACCGATCGTGGCTCTTTCGACTGGATGGTACGATGGAGGGAGTAGGTGCTTCAACAACATCACCGTTAGGTATAATGGTCGAAGCGTACAAGCCATGGTTGTCGATGAATGTGACTCGACTATGGGATGTGATGACGACCATGACTACCAGCCTCCATGTCCTAACAACATTGTTGATGGTTCAAAAGCTGTGTGGGAAGCCTTGGGTATTTCTGATCCTGATGATGTTGGCTCTATTGAAATCACTTGGTCCGAGGACTAA
- the LOC113706940 gene encoding serine/threonine-protein kinase AFC3 isoform X1, with product MVGIEAEEKVEQCQQTRKRRRLTWDVAPSAEQPEAEEGENGRKRWALVRHVSPPRRDDDPEGHYVFSIGENLTPRYKILSRMGEGTFGRVLECWDREARNYVAIKVVRSIHKYREAAKIEVNVLQCLAKNDRGNSHCVQIRNWFDYRNHICIVFEKLGPSLYDFLKRTKYCALPVDLVREFARQLLESVAYMHDLRLIHTDLKPENILLVSSDFIKIPGCKTISDETNFRLLPKSSAIKLIDFGSTASDNQNHSYIVSTRHYRAPEVILGLGWSFPCDMWSIGCILVELCLGEALFQTHENLEHLAMMERVLGPLPEHMTRRANRGAEKYFKRSRLNWPEGAVSRESIRAVKKLDRLKNLISGHVEFSKSSFVDLLHALLKFDPSERLSARQALDHPFFKEPT from the exons ATGGTAGGTATTGAAGCCGAAGAAAAAGTGGAGCAGTGCCAACAAACGAGAAAACGACGCCGTCTCACCTGGGACGTAGCTCCTTCGGCAGAACAACCTGAG GCTGAAGAGGGAGAAAATGGGCGGAAGCGTTGGGCGTTGGTTCGCCACGTGTCTCCACCGAGGAGAGATGATGATCCAGAGGGGCATTATGTGTTTAGTATTGGGGAGAATTTGACTCCAAGAT ATAAAATACTCAGCAGGATGGGTGAAG GCACATTTGGCCGGGTTTTGGAATGTTGGGATCGTGAAGCACGAAATTATGTGGCTATAAAAGTAGTTCGCAGCATACACAAATACCGTGAAGCAGCAAAGATTGAAGTTAATGTACTTCAGTGTCTTGCTAAGAATGATAGAGGCAACTCACA TTGCGTGCAGATTCGAAATTGGTTTGATTATCGGAATCATATATGTATT GTGTTTGAGAAGCTTGGACCAAGTTTATATGATTTTCTAAAGAGAACTAAATACTGCGCACTTCCTGTGGATCTGGTTCGGGAATTTGCACGCCAGCTTTTGGAATCTGTAGCAT ATATGCATGATTTACGGCTAATTCACACTGACCTGAAGCCAGAAAACATACTTCTTGTGTCTTCTGATTTTATAAAGATCCCTGGCTGCAAG ACAATTTCAGATGAAACTAATTTCAGGTTGTTGCCAAAGTCAAGTGCTATTAAGCTGATTGATTTTGGTAGCACAGCATCTGATAATCAGAACCATAGCTACATTGTCTCCACGAGGCACTATAGAGCACCTGAGGTTATTTTAG GTCTTGGATGGAGTTTCCCTTGCGATATGTGGAGCATTGGCTGCATACttgttgaactttgtttg GGTGAAGCATTGTTCCAGACACATGAGAACTTGGAGCACTTGGCAATGATGGAGAGGGTATTAGGCCCTCTTCCAGAGCATATGACTAGAAGAGCAAA CCGAGGTGCAGAGAAATATTTCAAGCGATCACGGCTAAACTGGCCAGAAGGAGCAGTTTCAAGGGAGAGTATCCGAGCTGTTAAAAAACTGGATCGCCTAAAG AATCTCATATCAGGGCATGTCGAATTCTCCAAATCCTCGTTTGTTGACTTGTTGCATGCATTGTTGAAGTTTGATCCATCTGAGCGTCTCAGTGCTCGACAAGCTCTTGATCATCCATTCTTTAAGGAGCCAACTTAA